A DNA window from Camelina sativa cultivar DH55 chromosome 13, Cs, whole genome shotgun sequence contains the following coding sequences:
- the LOC104736157 gene encoding DNA repair protein RAD51 homolog 1, protein MTTMEQRRNQNVVQQQDDEEIQHGPFPVEQLQAAGIASVDVKKLRDAGLCTVEGVAYTPRKDLLQIKGISDAKVDKIVEAASKLVPLGFTSASQLHAQRQEIIQITSGSRELDKVLEGGIETGSITELYGEFRSGKTQLCHTLCVTCQLPMDQGGGEGKAMYIDAEGTFRPQRLLQIADRFGLNGADVLENVAYARAYNTDHQSRLLLEAASMMIETRFALMIVDSATALYRTDFSGRGELSARQMHLAKFLRSLQKLADEFGVAVVITNQVVAQVDGSALFAGPQFKPIGGNIMAHATTTRLALRKGRAEERICKVISSPCLPEAEARFQISTEGVTDCKD, encoded by the exons ATGACGACAATGGAGCAGCGTAGAAACCAGAACGTTGTCCAACAACAAGACGACGAAGAGATACAGCACGGTCCTTTCCCCGTCGAACAGCTTCAG GCGGCAGGTATAGCTTCTGTTGATGTAAAGAAGCTTAGGGATGCTGGTCTCTGTACTGTTGAAGGTGTTGCCTATACTCCAAGGAAGGATCTCTTGCAGATTAAAGGAATCAGTGATGCCAAGGTTGACAAAATCGTAGAAGCAG CTTCAAAGCTTGTTCCTCTGGGTTTCACTAGTGCGAGCCAGCTTCATGCCCAGAGACAGGAGATCATCCAGATTACATCTGGATCAAGGGAGCTTGACAAAGTTCTTGAAG GAGGAATTGAAACTGGATCCATCACTGAGTTATATGGTGAGTTCCGCTCTGGAAAGACTCAGTTGTGCCATACGCTGTGTGTAACTTGTCAA CTTCCCATGGATCAAGGAGGTGGAGAGGGGAAAGCGATGTACATTGATGCCGAGGGAACATTCAGGCCACAAAGACTCTTACAGATAGCTGACAG GTTTGGACTAAATGGAGCTGATGTACTTGAAAATGTTGCCTATGCAAGAGCGTATAATACTGATCATCAGTCGAGACTTTTGCTTGAAGCAGCATCAATGATGATTGAAACAAG GTTTGCTCTCATGATTGTCGATAGTGCTACCGCTCTCTACAGGACAGATTTCTCTGGAAGGGGAGAGCTTTCGGCTCGACAAATGCATCTTGCAAAGTTCTTGAGAAGTCTTCAGAAGTTAGCAGATGAG TTTGGTGTGGCTGTTGTTATAACAAACCAAGTAGTTGCGCAAGTAGATGGTTCAGCTCTTTTTGCTGGTCCCCAATTTAAGCCAATTGGTGGGAATATCATGGCTCATGCCACCACAACAAG GCTGGCGTTGAGGAAAGGAAGAGCAGAGGAGAGAATCTGTAAAGTGATAAGCTCGCCATGCTTGCCAGAAGCGGAAGCTCGATTTCAAATATCTACAGAAGGTGTAACAGATTGCAAGGATTGA
- the LOC104736158 gene encoding probable pectinesterase/pectinesterase inhibitor 54 has product MGIVDIALFWVFLVHALLLVKASSREMPFAYQNELQRHCSSTKYSSLCVQNLREFRHGSIDQGLDFVSFLVNKTISDSNMLLPPLSSSMSSSQLVSLEVSDDTLPSTLVSDYCERLLNMSTRRLGQAMEALNGSSRKRHRKHDVQTWLSAAMTFQQACKDSILDFGDSSSASISHITQKMDHLSRLVSNSLALVDTIMHNPKPKTESTALPRWVTAGERRLLVGRARAHVVVSKDGSGDYRTVMEAVTAAHGRGRFIIYVKRGVYKEKVSIHKHEITLIGEGKDQTVIVGDDSFAGGTSVPDTATMTVTGDGFIARDIGIKNTAGPRGQQAIALSITSDQSVLYRCSISGYQDTLYAAALRQFYRECDIYGTIDFIFGNAAAVFQSCNIFMRRPHGVKAINVILANGRTDQRQNSGFALHSCRIRTDSDLSPVKHRYSSYLGRPWKMYSRAVVIESYIDEAIAEEGWVGWLNSGDEVLKTLYFGEFKNYGPRARVSKRVTWQGFHLIGFEEASYFSVGKFIDGVNWLPSTGVSFTSGI; this is encoded by the exons ATGGGTATTGTAGatattgctctgttttgggTATTTTTGGTCCATGCCCTTCTCCTCGTTAAAGCCTCGTCAAGAGAAATGCCATTTGCATACCAAAATGAATTGCAAAGGCATTGTAGCTCCACAAAGTACAGTTCACTTTGTGTCCAAAACTTACGAGAGTTTCGACATGGGTCTATTGATCAAGGTCTCGACTTTGTGTCTTTTCTTGTTAACAAGACTATTTCTGACTCCAATATGCTACTTCCTCCTCTTTCCTCTTCTATGAGTTCATCCCAACTCGTTTCTCTGGAAGTTTCCGATGATACGTTGCCTTCGACTTTGGTCTCAG ATTATTGTGAACGGCTCTTGAATATGTCCACAAGACGACTTGGACAAGCCATGGAAGCTCTCAACGGCTCATCAAGAAAGCGTCACAGAAAACACGACGTACAAACATGGCTCTCTGCCGCCATGACTTTCCAACAAGCTTGCAAAGACTCCATCCTTGACTTCGGTGACTCCTCCTCTGCCTCCATCAGCCACATAACACAGAAGATGGATCACCTCTCCCGGCTTGTCAGCAACTCCTTGGCCCTTGTCGACACAATCATGCATAATCCAAAGCCAAAGACAGAGTCAACCGCTCTTCCCCGATGGGTCACTGCCGGCGAACGAAGACTACTAGTAGGTAGAGCAAGAGCACACGTGGTAGTCTCCAAAGACGGATCCGGAGATTACCGTACGGTGATGGAGGCTGTCACGGCTGCCCATGGACGTGGCAGGTTCATTATTTACGTGAAAAGAGGGGTTTACAAAGAGAAAGTAAGTATCCATAAACATGAGATTACTTTGATAGGAGAAGGCAAAGACCAGACGGTGATTGTCGGTGATGATAGCTTCGCCGGAGGAACTTCTGTGCCGGACACGGCTACTATGA CCGTTACGGGTGACGGATTCATCGCACGAGATATCGGAATCAAGAACACGGCAGGGCCAAGAGGACAACAAGCCATAGCATTAAGCATCACATCAGACCAGTCAGTGTTATACCGATGTAGCATCTCCGGTTATCAAGACACACTCTATGCAGCTGCGCTACGTCAGTTCTATAGAGAATGCGATATTTACGGAACCATAGATTTCATATTCGGAAACGCGGCTGCGGTTTTCCAAAGCTGCAACATATTCATGCGTCGTCCTCATGGTGTCAAGGCCATTAACGTTATTCTTGCTAACGGGAGGACAGACCAGCGTCAAAACTCAGGATTCGCCCTCCATAGTTGTAGGATCCGGACGGATTCAGATCTTTCTCCCGTGAAACATAGGTATAGCTCATACTTAGGACGGCCGTGGAAGATGTATTCGAGGGCTGTAGTGATAGAGTCGTATATTGACGAAGCGATAGCCGAGGAAGGATGGGTCGGGTGGTTAAACTCAGGAGACGAGGTACTAAAGACATTGTACTTTGGAGAGTTCAAGAACTATGGTCCGAGAGCTAGAGTTTCCAAGAGGGTTACGTGGCAAGGGTTTCACTTGATTGGGTTTGAAGAGGCCAGTTACTTTAGCGTCGGTAAATTCATTGATGGTGTTAATTGGTTGCCTTCTACGGGTGTTAGTTTCACTTCTGGGATttag
- the LOC104736160 gene encoding glucan endo-1,3-beta-glucosidase 5-like, with protein MGRHDTYQKIILFCLSLLLYHNILKNVDGLACNWGTQASHPLPPNIVVKLLRENGFNKVKLFEADPGALRALGKSGIQVMVGIPNDLLATMASTVANAELWVQQNVSQYISLYGTDIRYVAVGNEPFLKTYKDRFIRSTYPALQNVQAALVKAGLGRQVKVTVPLNADVYESGDGLPSSGDFRSDIKTLMVSIVRFLADSVSPITFNIYPFLSLNADPNFPREYAFFPNGSSNGGAKPVVDGSISYTNVFDANFDTLVSALEKNGFDANKIEIIVGEVGWPTDGDQNANPGMAQRFNQGLLNRILHGQGTPRRRTAPEVYIFSLVDEDAKSIDPGKFERHWGIFSYDGAVKYPLSLGNGRQLAPAKGVRYQAREWCVLSYQAAGNAGAVLATSASYACQNADCTSLGPGSSCAALDPAANASYAFNMYFQKMDHRRGSCDFNNLGVLTKIDPSSGSCRFPIEIDTSRHEMLKPPPRKSAAPEANWSMVVAVAAGMVIGWTVFFT; from the exons ATGGGTCGTCATGATACATACCAAAAAATCATCCTTTTTTGTCTATCTTTATTGTTATATCACAACATATTGAAGAATGTGGACGGCTTGGCATGTAACTGGGGGACACAAGCTAGCCATCCTCTGCCACCAAACATAGTGGTGAAGCTCCTTAGGGAAAACGGGTTCAACAAGGTTAAACTTTTTGAAGCTGACCCTGGTGCACTCAGAGCTCTTGGTAAATCCGGTATCCAAGTCATGGTCGGTATCCCCAATGATCTCTTGGCAACTATGGCATCCACTGTCGCCAACGCAGAGCTATGGGTTCAGCAAAACGTCTCTCAGTACATCTCTTTATATGGAACTGACATAAG ATATGTAGCCGTGGGGAATGAACCATTCTTGAAGACATACAAGGACAGATTCATCCGTTCAACATACCCGGCGCTACAGAACGTTCAAGCAGCTCTGGTGAAAGCTGGTCTTGGCAGGCAAGTCAAAGTAACTGTGCCTCTTAACGCCGACGTTTACGAATCCGGCGACGGTCTTCCTTCCTCCGGCGATTTCCGATCTGACATCAAAACCCTTATGGTCTCCATCGTTAGGTTCCTAGCTGATTCCGTCTCACCAATCACCTTCAACATCTAccctttcctctctctcaaCGCCGATCCAAATTTCCCGCGCGAATACGCCTTCTTCCCAAACGGATCAAGTAATGGCGGAGCTAAGCCCGTCGTCGACGGTTCAATCTCTTACACTAACGTCTTCGACGCAAATTTCGATACTTTAGTCTCGGCGCTTGAGAAAAACGGATTCGACGCGAACAAGATCGAGATCATCGTCGGAGAAGTCGGATGGCCAACCGACGGCGATCAGAACGCGAACCCGGGGATGGCTCAGAGATTCAACCAAGGGTTACTGAATCGTATACTTCATGGACAAGGAACGCCTCGTCGGAGAACAGCACCGGAGGTTTACATATTTTCGTTAGTAGACGAAGACGCTAAGAGCATTGATCCCGGAAAATTCGAAAGACACTGGGGAATATTCTCTTATGACGGCGCCGTTAAGTATCCTCTGAGTCTAGGTAACGGACGTCAGTTGGCTCCCGCTAAAGGTGTTCGTTACCAGGCACGTGAGTGGTGCGTGCTCTCTTATCAAGCTGCGGGGAACGCTGGTGCCGTGTTGGCAACGTCTGCTTCGTACGCGTGTCAGAACGCTGACTGCACATCGCTCGGGCCGGGCTCCTCATGCGCGGCACTAGACCCTGCGGCGAATGCTTCTTATGCGTTTAATATGTATTTTCAGAAAATGGATCATCGTCGTGGCTCGTGTGATTTTAACAATCTTGGGGTTCTTACTAAGATTGATCCGTCGAGTGGTTCGTGTAGGTTTCCTATAGAAATCGATACGAGTAGGCACGAGATGTTGAAGCCGCCGCCTAGGAAATCCGCTGCACCCGAAGCAAATTGGTCGatggtggtagcggttgctgcGGGGATGGTAATCGGATGGACCGTCTTCTTTACTTGA
- the LOC104736161 gene encoding uncharacterized protein LOC104736161 — MAAIQMLDQVDDSADSLMQSVREVQTKMALLHSTVGDLLTSMSETLNSMAEMKEALLHQPTAPTPSESKVTVNQDLPVAPAPAPPPPTKQSTAPVDNSVKEHPLSRYIKLKKTKIEMPVFEGGPNVNSWLFRSERYFEFGNFTDAEKIRLAYMSVEGQALCWFKLEEREPFLDWNDFKVRVLERFGDPISPMERLLSLKQDESVIRYLGEFEDLSTQCSGLPDSVLEAVFIKGLKKEIQDMLRMFQPKGLSDIIMMARRVENSPFCRVMK, encoded by the coding sequence ATGGCAGCGATACAGATGCTCGATCAGGTTGATGATTCCGCTGATTCACTGATGCAATCCGTACGCGAGGTCCAAACCAAGATGGCTCTGCTTCACTCCACGGTTGGCGACTTACTCACTTCCATGTCGGAGACCCTAAATTCCATGGCGGAGATGAAGGAAGcacttcttcaccaacccacaGCTCCGACACCGTCTGAATCGAAAGTTACGGTGAATCAGGACCTCCCTGTAGCACCAGCACCAGCACCTCCACCACCGACGAAACAATCGACCGCGCCGGTGGATAACTCAGTCAAAGAGCACCCGTTGTCTCGCTACATTAAACTGAAGAAGACCAAGATCGAGATGCCAGTCTTCGAAGGAGGTCCCAATGTTAATTCGTGGCTTTTCAGATCCGAACGATACTTCGAGTTCGGTAACTTCACGGACGCGGAGAAGATCCGATTAGCTTATATGAGTGTGGAAGGTCAAGCTTTGTGTTGGTTTAAGCTTGAGGAACGTGAGCCTTTTCTAGATTGGAACGATTTCAAAGTTAGGGTTTTAGAGAGGTTTGGGGATCCCATATCTCCTATGGAACGTTtactctctctcaaacaagatgAATCTGTGATACGTTATCTTGGTGAGTTCGAGGATCTCTCCACGCAATGTTCTGGTCTCCCTGATTCTGTTCTTGAGGCTGTGTTCATCAAAGGGCTTAAGAAGGAGATTCAGGACATGCTCCGTATGTTTCAACCAAAGGGGTTGAGTGATATCATCATGATGGCTCGTAGAGTGGAGAATAGTCCTTTTTGCCGTGTTATGAAATGA
- the LOC104736162 gene encoding E3 ubiquitin-protein ligase RHA1B-like, producing the protein MSFFIEESGLIVTQLLYKMAVLITVLRWIFAWILRYRSRSRSTASSSPSCPAISSQAIKESLSVTTFRDAAERSPAMINDTCAVCLGDLEDGDEVRELRNCSHMFHRECIDRWLDYVCCGGGDENNEGEEDNHRTCPLCRTPLLAANTTSCGDWPTKNEPSWAVERLLYLFGDDLLV; encoded by the coding sequence ATGAGCTTCTTCATCGAAGAATCTGGTCTCATAGTCACTCAACTCCTCTACAAAATGGCTGTTCTCATCACCGTCCTCAGATGGATCTTCGCATGGATCTTACGCTACCGATCCAGATCTAGATCCaccgcttcttcttctccctcttgtCCCGCGATTTCGTCACAGGCAATCAAAGAAAGCCTCTCCGTGACGACGTTCCGTGACGCGGCCGAGAGATCTCCGGCGATGATCAACGATACATGCGCTGTTTGTCTCGGAGATCTGGAAGACGGAGACGAGGTTAGAGAGCTGAGGAATTGTAGCCATATGTTTCACCGCGAGTGTATCGACCGGTGGTTGGATTACGTATGTTGCGGAGGAGGAGATGAGAATAACGAAGGTGAGGAAGATAACCACCGGACGTGCCCTCTTTGTAGAACTCCGCTTCTTGCTGCTAATACGACGTCGTGTGGTGATTGGCCTACTAAGAACGAACCTAGCTGGGCTGTTGAACGTCTTCTTTACCTCTTCGGAGATGATCTTCTCGTTTGA
- the LOC109128295 gene encoding uncharacterized protein LOC109128295 isoform X1 — protein sequence MSKADNSLFVYKRGPEMAYILVYVDDIMLTASTVPLMQKIIDRLKYEFPMSDLGKLRHFLGIKVDYNTKGMFLSQHAYAKDIIKRAGMAECKSCATLVDLQSKLSATTEGDPITDPTTYRSLAGALQYLTFTIPDIAYVVHQICLYMHDPWVPHMNALKRIIRYLQGSVKHVLQLVRGNITSLTAYTDADWTGCPNTHRSTSGYCVFLGSNLVSWSAKRQQTVSRSSSEAEYKGMANVVAELTWLRNLMRELHLPLHKASIVYCDNIGSVYLATNPVQHQRTKHIELDIHFVREKIAIGEVKVVHVPCSLQYADIFTKGLSTCLFQEFRTSLTIQEPEASTAGG from the coding sequence ATGAGCAAAGCAGACAACTCGTTATTCGTTTATAAACGAGGTCCAGAAATGGCTTACATACTCGTATATGTCGATGACATAATGCTCACTGCATCCACTGTTCCACTTATGCAGAAAATTATTGATCGCTTGAAATATGAGTTTCCAATGTCAGATTTGGGCAAGCTTCGACATTTTCTGGGAATCAAGGTCGATTACAACACGAAAGGTATGTTTCTAAGTCAACATGCTTATGCAAAGGACATCATTAAAAGAGCAGGCATGGCTGAATGTAAATCTTGTGCTACACTGGTGGATCTGCAATCCAAACTCTCGGCAACAACAGAGGGTGATCCAATCACTGATCCAACAACTTATAGAAGTCTCGCAGGAGCTCTACAATACCTCACATTCACCATACCAGATATAGCTTATGTTGTTCATCAAATTTGTCTATATATGCATGATCCATGGGTTCCTCATATGAATGCTCTCAAACGAATTATTCGGTATCTGCAAGGTTCAGTGAAACATGTTCTACAACTAGTTCGGGGAAATATTACTTCTCTCACTGCATACACCGATGCGGACTGGACAGGTTGTCCGAACACACATCGATCAACATCCGGTTATTGTGTTTTTCTAGGTTCAAACCTTGTCTCATGGTCAGCAAAAAGACAACAAACGGTCTCACGTTCAAGCTCAGAGGCTGAATATAAAGGCATGGCAAATGTGGTGGCTGAACTAACATGGTTGCGCAATCTCATGCGTGAGCTTCATCTCCCTCTGCATAAAGCATCTATAGTCTACTGTGATAACATTGGCTCTGTCTACTTAGCGACGAATCCGGTGCAGCATCAACGCACCAAACATATCGAACTAGATATTCATTTCGTTCGTGAAAAGATAGCGATTGGCGAAGTCAAGGTCGTACATGTCCCATGTTCTCTCCAATATGCCGATATCTTCACAAAAGGTTTATCAACATGTCTATTCCAAGAGTTTCGAACCAGTCTAACCATCCAAGAACCGGAAGCTTCAACTGCGGGAGGGTGA
- the LOC109128295 gene encoding uncharacterized protein LOC109128295 isoform X2 — MVTYLLNGLDEKFDYIINVIKHKEPFPSFETVKSMLYLEESRLKRAQRLTAKHSDHSSSTTALTATTTTEPDTRSFNHPSNRSQFNSNNRGNRKNRGSRGGGRNNFQSRPNFPNWATPPFRQGPFPSWPNYYGQWPQQPYRPSFPTPHPPQSHQQAHLMELQPAAPITEMLADPTAYPWIMDSGATAHLSSTTGSSNTENSSPL; from the exons ATGGTGACGTACTTGCTCAATGGTCTCGATGAGAAGTTTGATTACATTATCAATGTAATCAAACACAAAGAACCCTTTCCATCATTTGAGACTGTAAAATCGATGCTGTACCTTGAAGAATCACGCCTCAAAAGAGCACAAAGACTAACTGCGAAACATTCAGATCACTCATCCTCCACAACGGCTCTCACGgcgacaacaacaacagaacCAGACACTCGCTCATTCAACCACCCTAGTAATCGTTCACAGTTCAACAGCAACAACAGAGGAAATCGCAAAAACAGAGGTTCAAGAGGAGGTGGTCGAAATAACTTTCAGTCTAGACCCAATTTTCCCAACTGGGCCACACCTCCATTCAGGCAAGGCCCATTCCCATCTTGGCCCAACTACTATGGTCAATGGCCTCAGCAACCGTACCGACCGTCGTTCCCAACACCGCATCCCCCACAGTCGCACCAGCAGGCACATCTGATGGAGCTTCAGCCTGCTGCTCCGATAACTGAAATGCTTGCTGATCCAACAGCCTATCCGTGGATTATGGATTCGGGGGCAACGGCACATCTCTCCTCCACAACAG GATCTTCCAACACGGAGAACTCTTCTCCGTTGTGA
- the LOC104736163 gene encoding T-complex protein 1 subunit beta, translated as MPIDKIFKDDASEEKGERARMASFVGAMAISDLVKSTLGPKGMDKILQSTGRGHAVTVTNDGATILKSLHIDNPAAKVLVDISKVQDDEVGDGTTSVVVLAGELLREAEKLVASKIHPMTIIAGYRMASECARNALLKRVIDNKENAEKFRSDLLKIAMTTLCSKILSQDKEHFAEMAVDAVFRLKGSTNLEAIQIIKKPGGSLKDSFLDEGFILDKKIGIGQPKRIENAKILVANTAMDTDKVKIYGARVRVDSMTKVAEIEGAEKEKMKDKVKKIIAHGINCFVNRQLIYNFPEELFADAGILAIEHADFEGIESLGLVTGGEIASTFDNPESVKLGHCKLIEEIMIGEDKLIHFSGCEMGQACSIVLRGASHHVLDEAERSLHDALCVLSQTVNDTRVLLGGGWPEMVMAKEVDELARKTAGKKSHAIEAFSRALVAIPTTIADNAGLDSAELVAQLRAEHHNDGCNAGIDVISGSVGDMEERGIYEAFKVKQAVLLSATEASEMILRVDEIITCAPRRREDRM; from the exons ATGCCG ATCGATAAGATCTTCAAAGATGATGCTAGTGAAGAGAAGGGAGAACGTGCTAGgatg GCATCATTTGTTGGTGCAATGGCTATCAGTGATCTGGTTAAGTCTACTTTAGGGCCAAAGGGCATG GATAAAATCTTACAATCTACTGGTAGAGGTCATGCGGTTACTGTTACTAACGATGGTGCTACTATTCTCAAGTCACTTCACATAGACAACCCTGCAGCTAAAGTTCTTGTTG ACATCTCTAAAGTACAAGATGATGAGGTTGGTGATGGGACTACTTCTGTTGTTGTCTTGGCCGGCGAGCTTCTGAGGGAAGCTGAAAAGCTTGTTGCTTCTAAAATTCACCCTATGACAATCATAGCAG GTTACAGAATGGCTTCCGAATGTGCTCGCAATGCTTTACTCAAAAGAGTCATTGATAATAAGGAAAATGCAG AGAAGTTTAGGTCAGACTTGCTGAAGATTGCGATGACTACGTTATGTTCCAAAATTCTTTCACAGGACAAGGAACATTTTGCAGAAATGGCCGTGGATGCTGTTTTCAGGCTAAAG GGAAGCACAAACTTGGAAGCTATCCAGATCATCAAAAAACCTGGAGGGTCCCTGAAAGATTCCTTTTTGGATGAAGG GTTTATTCTTGACAAGAAGATAGGAATTGGGCAGCCAAAGCGTATAGAGAATGCAAAGATCTTGGTAGCAAATACTGCTATGGACACTGATAAAGTGAAAATTTACGGTGCACGTGTCCGTGTGGATTCCATGACCAAGGTTGCTGAGATTGAAGGGGCTGAGAAGGAAAAGATGAAagacaaggtgaagaagatcaTTGCCCATGGTATCAACTGCTTTGTTAACAGGCAGTTGATCTACAATTTCCCTGAGGAACTCTTCGCAGATGCTGGTATACTTGCTATTGAGCATGCTGACTTTGAGGGGATAGAGAGCCTTGGTTTGGTTACTGGTGGCGAAATCGCATCAACTTTTGACAACCCCGAGTCTGTTAAGCTTGGGCACTGCAAACTCATCGAAGAAATTATGATTGGTGAAGACAAGTTGATCCATTTCTCTGGTTGTGAAATGGGCCAAGCTTGTTCAATTGTCCTAAGGGGAGCTAG tCACCATGTTCTAGACGAGGCTGAAAGATCACTCCATGATGCACTATGTGTACTCTCCCAAACAGTAAATGACACTAGAGTGTTGCTTGGAGGTGGATGGCCAGAGATGGTTATGGCAAAGGAAGTGGATGAGCTTGCAAGGAAAACTGCTGGCAAAAAATCGCATGCCATTGAAGCTTTCTCACGGGCTCTAGTGGCTATTCCAACAACAATCGCTGACAACGCTGGTTTAGACAGCGCCGAATTGGTAGCTCAGCTTCGTGCAGAGCACCACAATGATGGATGCAATGCCGGAATCGATGTCATCTCTGGATCT GTAGGAGATATGGAAGAGAGAGGAATCTATGAAGCATTCAAAGTGAAGCAAGCGGTTCTGCTTTCTGCAACAGAAGCATCAGAGATGATACTGCGAGTGGATGAGATCATTACATGTGCTCCTAGGAGGAGAGAAGACAGGATGTGA
- the LOC104736165 gene encoding protein TIFY 3B: MTMAKDESHASVEGGCVVAGGAAEIGGNGTEHGVFGGSVEKSIHEVRSTENISSEADASTVLPSQLTIFFGGSVTVFDGLPAEKVQEILRIAAKAMETNNSTSISHVPSPALNRAPSFSSTSNVASPAAQSFPIQPISFCRSAADLPIARRHSLQRFLEKRRDRLVNKNPYPTSDIKKTNVPIGNASIKEEFPTD, encoded by the exons ATGACTATGGCGAAAGATGAGTCACACGCTTCCGTTGAAGGCGGATGTGTTGTTGCCGGCGGCGCGGCTGAGATCGGCGGTAACGGAACCGAGCACGGTGTCTTCGGCGGATCTGTTGAGAAATCGATTCACGAAGTTAG GTCCACGGAGAACATATCATCTGAGGCAGATGCTTCAACGGTCCTTCCAAGTCAGCTTACTATTTTCTTTGGTGGGAGTGTTACTGTGTTCGATGGACTCCCAGCAGAAAAG GTTCAAGAAATCCTTCGTATTGCTGCTAAAGCCATGGAGACAAATAATTCTACGAGCATCAGTCATGTCCCATCGCCAGCACTTAACAGAGCTCCTTCTTTCTCAAGCACATCTAATGTAGCTTCACCAGCTGCACAATCATTTCCCATTCAGCCAATTTCGTTTTGCAGATCCGCGGCTG ATCTACCTATTGCAAGGAGGCATTCGCTTCAACGATTCCTCGAGAAAAGACGGGACAG ATTGGTCAACAAAAACCCTTACCCTACCTCCGACATAAAAAAGACAAATGTGCCAATAGGCAATGCCTCTATCAAGGAGGAGTTTCCGACTGATTAG
- the LOC104736164 gene encoding E3 ubiquitin-protein ligase AIP2-like → MDAAASSSPSPSEESLKLQLDDLQKQLNKKLRFESSVRSIHNLLRDHYSSSSPSLRKQFYIVVSRVATVLKTRYTATGFWVAGLSLFEEAERLVSDASEKKHLKSCIAQAKDQLTEVDIQPTETSQGYLFEGHLTVDREPPQPQWLVQQNLMSAFASIVAGESSNNAPTENTLGDTANLMQELINGLDSIIPEMLEDGGPPRVPPASKEVVEKLPVIAFSEELLKELGPEAECCICKENLVIGDKMQELPCKHTFHPPCLKPWLDEHNSCPICRHELPTDDQKYENWKEREKEAEEERKGAENAVRGGEYMYV, encoded by the exons ATGGATGCAGCAGCATCTTCATCACCGTCTCCTTCCGAGGAAAGTTTGAAGCTTCAACTTGATGATCTGCAGAAACAGCTTAACAAAAAGCTGAGATTCGAATCTTCCGTTCGTTCTATTCATAATCTCCTCCGTGATCActactcttcttcctctccttctctccGCAAAcag TTTTACATAGTTGTATCTCGAGTTGCAACGGTTCTCAAGACAAGATATACAGCTACTGGGTTTTGGGTTGCGGGGCTGAGCCTTTTCGAGGAAGCTGAGCGACTTGTATCTGATGCTTCTGAGAAGAAACACTTGAAATCTTGCATTGCTCAAGCCAAAGACCAGTTAACCGAAGTTGATATCCAGCCCACTGAGACCTCACAAG GTTATCTTTTTGAGGGACATCTAACGGTTGATCGTGAGCCGCCACAGCCTCAGTGGCTAGTGCAGCAGAATCTCATGTCTGCTTTCGCCTCTATTGTTGCTGGTGAATCCTCTAATAATGCTCCTACTGAAAACACTCTTGGGGATACGGCCAACTTGATGCAAGAACTCATCAACGGCCTGGACAGTATCATCCCGGAG ATGCTAGAAGATGGTGGACCACCAAGAGTTCCACCGGCTAGTAAAGAAGTTGTAGAGAAACTTCCAGTGATCGCTTTTAGCGAGGAACTGCTTAAAGAGTTAGGACCAGAGGCAGAATGCTGCATCTGCAAGGAGAATCTTGTAATCGGCGACAAAATGCAGGAGCTGCCATGCAAGCACACATTCCACCCTCCTTGCCTAAAGCCTTGGCTG GACGAGCATAACTCTTGCCCTATATGTCGTCATGAATTACCAACAGACGATCAGAAATACGAAAACTGgaaagagagggagaaagagGCTGAGGAAGAGAGGAAAGGCGCAGAGAATGCTGTCCGCGGAGGTGAATATATGTACGTTTAG